Proteins from one Nicotiana tabacum cultivar K326 chromosome 23, ASM71507v2, whole genome shotgun sequence genomic window:
- the LOC142177356 gene encoding uncharacterized protein LOC142177356 codes for MGSNTVVGALFQEGTSHVRTPYFNGQHFSHWKVHMETYTMSYDIKVCRVIKKGSLPFPPKKDDNSQIIVSSDPLDLDDYTEEQSVVIQVNSKAKHLMYNAISGEEYEKISSCETTKKMWDKLEVTYEGTNKVKETRINLLVRDYELFQMKDGEAVEEIFSRFSKILGDLKSFGRPIKSVEQAKTILRSLLTIWQPKVIALEC; via the coding sequence ATGGGATCAAATACAGTCGTTGGAGCATTATTTCAAGAAGGAACTTCTCATGTACGGACCCCTTACTTCAATGGTCAGCACTTCTCTCATTGGAAAGTGCACATGGAGACCTACACTATGTCATATGACATTAAAGTTTGTCGCGTGATCAAAAAGGGAAGTCTTCCATTTCCGCCAAAGAAGGACGACAACAGTCAAATTATAGTATCGTCTGATCCTCTTGACTTAGATGATTACACTGAAGAACAATCAGTTGTTATTCAAGTGAATTCTAAGGCAAAACATCTAATGTACAATGCTATTAGCGGAGAAGAATATGAAAAGATATCAAGTTGTGAAACAACAAAGAAAATGTGGGATAAGTTAGAGGTCACATATGAAGGAACCAACAAAGTGAAAGAAACAAGGATTAATCTTCTAGTTCGAGACTATGAATTATTTCAAATGAAGGATGGAGAAGCGGTAGAGGAAATATTTTCCAGGTTCAGCAAAATCCTTGGAGACTTAAAATCATTTGGTAGACCAATCAAAAGCGTAGAACAAGCCAAAACAATTCTGAGAAGTCTTCTCACAATTTGGCAACCCAAAGTCATTGCTTTGGAATGTTAG